The Treponema succinifaciens DSM 2489 region GATTTTCTTGAAGGAAAAATGCATTACGAAAAGCTTTGTCGCAGGATTTATTCTTGCAATTTCAGGAGTCGCCCTTGTGAGCTTTAACGGAAATGCGGAATTTCATTTTAGTCCGAAAGGCGATTTGCTTGCTCTTCTTGCCGGAATCTGCTGGGGATTTTATTCGCTGTTTGTTTCAAAAATAAATTCCATGAAATACGACATTGTTTGCAGCACGCGCCGGATTTTTTTCTTTGCGCTGATTTTTATGATTCCGCTTGCATTGTCTGGAACTGGAGCTGAAAAAACTTCTTCTGTTTTTATTAACACTGATGCGGCTTTCAACATAAAAAGATTTTCAAGCCTTGCCAACTGGGGAAATTTGCTTTTTCTTGGAATTATGGCTTCTGCCGGCTGTTTTGCTTTATGGAACAAATCCTGCAAAATTCTTGGAACTGTGAAAGTTTCCGCCGGTCTTTATATGATTCCTGTTGTTACTGTTATTTTTGCATTTATATTTCTTGGGGAAAAGCTTAGCCTGATGGGAATCTGCGGCGCGGCAATGACAATCTGCGGACTTTTTATTTCAAGCTGGAAAAAATAAAAGCTGCCCTTTTTTAGGACAGCTCATTAATTTTTACTTTGCAAGATATTCGTTTATGCTTGCGGCGGCTTTTCTTCCTTCGCCCATTGCAAGAATAACGGTAGCGGCACCTAGAACAATGTCGCCTCCTGCCCATACTTTTGTCATGCTTGTTTCCTGGCTTTCGTCAACCGTGATGTGTCCGCGGTCATCCACATTGATTTCAGGAGTTGTCGCAGGAATAAGCGGATTTGAATTGTTTCCGAGCGCAACAATTACAGCGTCGCAAGGAATTTCATGTTCGCTTCCTTTTATTTCAACTGGACGGCGCCTTCCTTTTTCATCCGGTTCTCCAAGCTCATAGGACAAGGCTTTTATTCCTGTTACTTTTCCTGTTTCGCTGCTTCCAAGAATTTCAACCGGGTTTTCAAGGAATTTAAAGATTACGCCTTCTTCTTCCGCGTGGTCAACTTCTTCACGGCGTGCCGGCATTTCCACACGGGAACGGCGGTAAACAACGTAGACTTTTTCAGCTCCAAGCCTTAACGCCATTCTTGCCGCGTCCATTGCGACGTTTCCCCCTCCGCAGACAACAACAGTTTTTGCGTGGTAGTAAGGAGTATCGGCGTGCTCTGTGTCGTAAGCCTTCATCAGGTTTGCGCGTGTAAGATATTCATTTGCGCTGAATACACCGATGTAGTTTTCGCCAGGAATTCCGAAGAACTTTGGAAGACCGGCTCCAGTTCCGATAAATGTGGCGTCAAATCCTTTTTCCGTGAGAATCTGCTGAACCGTCATTGTGCGTCCAACAAGGGTGCTCATTTCAAATTTTACGCCCATTTTCTTTAGGTTTTCAACTTCATTCTGAACGATTGATTTTGGCAGACGGAATTCTGGAATTCCATAGACCATTACACCGCCGGCTTTGTGGAATGCCTCAAAAACTGTAACATCGTGTCCTGCGCGCCGGCAGTCTGCTGCAACAGTAAGCCCTGCAGGTCCTGAACCTACGACTGCGACTTTTTTTCCTGTTGAAGGAGCGATTGCCGGGGAAGTTACGAGGTTGTTTGCACGTTCCCAGTCAGCTACAAAGCGTTCAAGGCGTCCTATGCTAACTGATTTTTCTGCGTTCTTGTAAACTTTTCCAACTGTGCATTGTCCCTGGCACTGCTTTTCCTGAGGACATACGCGTCCGCATATTGCAGGAAGAAGATTTGTTTCTTTTATAATGTCAACTGCCGCTTTGAATTCGCCTTTTGCAACCTGCTCAATAAATTTTGGAATCTGAACATTTACAGGGCAGCCTGAAACACAAGGCTGGTTCTTGCACTGAAGACAGCGGTTTGCTTCAACAATTGCCTGCTCTGCTGTGTAGCCAAGCGCAACTTCTGTCATCTGCCTTGCACGTACCAAAGGCTCTCCGGAAGGCATCT contains the following coding sequences:
- the gltA gene encoding NADPH-dependent glutamate synthase, translated to MSEHKTVEQLNEIAANEYNKIKGKTLTNKDRMAIPQMEMPSGEPLVRARQMTEVALGYTAEQAIVEANRCLQCKNQPCVSGCPVNVQIPKFIEQVAKGEFKAAVDIIKETNLLPAICGRVCPQEKQCQGQCTVGKVYKNAEKSVSIGRLERFVADWERANNLVTSPAIAPSTGKKVAVVGSGPAGLTVAADCRRAGHDVTVFEAFHKAGGVMVYGIPEFRLPKSIVQNEVENLKKMGVKFEMSTLVGRTMTVQQILTEKGFDATFIGTGAGLPKFFGIPGENYIGVFSANEYLTRANLMKAYDTEHADTPYYHAKTVVVCGGGNVAMDAARMALRLGAEKVYVVYRRSRVEMPARREEVDHAEEEGVIFKFLENPVEILGSSETGKVTGIKALSYELGEPDEKGRRRPVEIKGSEHEIPCDAVIVALGNNSNPLIPATTPEINVDDRGHITVDESQETSMTKVWAGGDIVLGAATVILAMGEGRKAAASINEYLAK
- a CDS encoding DMT family transporter; this translates as MKKISAASAFGIFLACVSVFIWGITFVSTKSLLNDFSAFEILVVRFLAAYLGLWAMRPKRLVLKSKKENISFALAGLTGVTLYQFFENIAISFTTASNVSIIVSICPMFTAIVARIFLKEKCITKSFVAGFILAISGVALVSFNGNAEFHFSPKGDLLALLAGICWGFYSLFVSKINSMKYDIVCSTRRIFFFALIFMIPLALSGTGAEKTSSVFINTDAAFNIKRFSSLANWGNLLFLGIMASAGCFALWNKSCKILGTVKVSAGLYMIPVVTVIFAFIFLGEKLSLMGICGAAMTICGLFISSWKK